One Streptomyces sp. L2 genomic window carries:
- a CDS encoding nuclear transport factor 2 family protein: protein MGTATGSAFDTETLRRGVEGDGNTLLSLYADDAEIRIVDHQSRPSSPKVLHGRGSIAELLDDVYSRDMTHKLEQCVVQGDHAAFTEACEYADGTRVLAESMITLRDGKIAEQIIVQAWDE from the coding sequence ATGGGCACCGCGACAGGTTCCGCCTTCGACACCGAGACGCTGCGCCGCGGTGTGGAGGGCGACGGCAACACCCTGCTGTCGCTGTACGCGGACGACGCGGAGATCCGCATCGTCGACCACCAGAGCCGGCCGAGCAGTCCCAAGGTCCTGCACGGCCGCGGCTCGATCGCCGAGCTCCTCGACGACGTCTACAGCCGCGATATGACGCACAAGCTGGAGCAGTGCGTCGTACAGGGCGACCACGCCGCCTTCACCGAGGCCTGCGAGTACGCGGACGGGACCCGTGTGCTGGCCGAGTCGATGATCACCCTGCGGGACGGGAAGATCGCCGAGCAGATCATCGTCCAGGCATGGGACGAGTAG